One genomic segment of Cottoperca gobio chromosome 21, fCotGob3.1, whole genome shotgun sequence includes these proteins:
- the LOC115026513 gene encoding LOW QUALITY PROTEIN: olfactory receptor 10A6-like (The sequence of the model RefSeq protein was modified relative to this genomic sequence to represent the inferred CDS: inserted 2 bases in 1 codon): protein MENSTKVVYFVLAAYGNIGKLKYLYFSLMLLWYLSICVANTILIVVIYVNRSLHDPMYIXIMSEIGGSTSIYPLLLSQMFSDTHEVILPWCFLQMCCLYTCGSVEFCSLAAMAYDRYVSICYPLQYNVIMNTGRISMIILFVWLYSFLNFIFLFSFVIRLTFCGNVIDKVFCDHHLVIKLACSVSIIIKISDLLFAFVTMVVPFSLISVSYVKILVVCLKTSKEKKESGIGWVPEDMETLLQP, encoded by the exons atggagaacTCCACTAAAGTTGTGTATTTTGTGCTGGCTGCCTATGGCAACATTGGAAAGTTAAAATACCTGTATTTCAGCTTAATGCTGTTATGGTACCTCTCCATATGTGTGGCCAACACAATTCTTATTGTGGTTATATATGTGAACAGAAGTTTGCATGATCcgatgtatat tattatgagtGAAATAGGTGGCAGTACATCAATTTATCCTCTTCTGCTCTCACAGATGTTTTCAGATACCCATGAAGTGATTCTGCCATGGTGTTTTCTGCAAATGTGTTGTCTCTACACATGTGGTTCTGTTgagttttgcagtttagctgcCATGGCCTACGACAGATACGTCTCTATTTGTTATCCTTTACAATACAATGTTATTATGAACACAGGGAGAATAAGTAtgattattctgtttgtatggCTGTATTCATTTCTTAACtttatattcttattttcattCGTCATCcgtttgacattttgtggaaATGTCATTGATAAAGTGTTTTGTGACCATCACTTAGTAATTAAACTTGCATGTTCAGTTTCAATAATTATCAAGATATCCGACCTGCTTTTTGCCTTTGTGACTATGGTTGTACCATTTAGTCTCATTTCAGTCTCTTACGTGAAGATTTTGGTTGTTTGTCTGAAAACAtccaaagaaaaaaaggaatcaGGTa